The following coding sequences lie in one Fusarium poae strain DAOMC 252244 chromosome 1, whole genome shotgun sequence genomic window:
- a CDS encoding hypothetical protein (TransMembrane:1 (o74-97i)) — protein sequence MMITTTIQGERTTYRTTAIQVETPTVPTALPTVDAGDNNDQAVLKYFPSTIPKESPISSSDKDNDDKGGLSTGALAGIIAGSVAFLIIVLVTAFIIIRHLNKVVAAVSTSKTSDRSGASGTRPRPTREFKSADSEADELSANPLIHPSLIPPRPRNPGPDSAATSPFGPASTDYSSNEPTPGVNGYHAISTSANTSRHPSFDAMGNRDDYFTSVAAGDQQRVSQISRFTHSTRNRASADSQGTYTHVRNYSNASEGSDGTPGVMAGSQPTAELEATPYIPELPSSPSSVVFPRDERRRSSGSIPSTQSRPPVTQRSSSGPRIRSDSLGQSNLTSVTEEMHGFYGPSEHLVGQTDTHRPGTRGSNTQKQTPPKEHPGPVAEEP from the coding sequence ATGATGATCACAACGACAATACAAGGAGAGCGAACAACTTACAGGACAACGGCCATCCAAGTGGAAACACCAACGGTTCCTACAGCTCTGCCAACAGTCGACGCCGGTGACAATAACGACCAAGCAGTTCTGAAGTACTTTCCTTCAACTATCCCTAAAGAGAGCCCGATATCCTCTTCTGACAAGGATAATGACGATAAGGGAGGCCTATCAACCGGCGCACTAGCAGGTATCATTGCTGGTTCTGTGGCCTTTCTGATCATTGTCTTGGTAACAGCCTTTATCATCATTCGTCATCTGAATAAAGTTGTGGCTGCAGTCAGTACCTCAAAAACATCCGACAGGTCTGGCGCGTCCGGTACTCGGCCGAGACCTACAAGAGAGTTTAAGTCAGCAGACTCAGAGGCCGACGAACTGAGCGCTAATCCCTTGATCCATCCATCATTAATACCTCCACGGCCGAGAAACCCAGGGCCTGATTCGGCAGCAACATCGCCATTCGGTCCCGCAAGCACAGATTATAGTTCAAACGAGCCTACACCTGGAGTAAATGGATATCACGCAATATCAACAAGTGCGAATACGAGTAGGCATCCCAGCTTCGACGCGATGGGCAATCGTGACGACTACTTCACAAGTGTGGCCGCAGGTGATCAGCAACGGGTCAGTCAAATTTCTAGGTTTACACATTCAACAAGGAACCGGGCGAGtgcagactcacaaggaacATATACCCATGTCAGGAACTATAGCAATGCTTCAGAGGGGTCTGATGGTACACCTGGAGTGATGGCGGGTTCTCAGCCCACAGCAGAGCTTGAGGCAACACCTTATATACCAGAGCTACCGAGCTCCCCTTCGTCAGTGGTTTTCCCACGAGACGAGAGACGGCGATCATCTGGTAGTATTCCAAGTACCCAGAGTCGGCCCCCAGTTACTCAGCGAAGTTCCAGCGGCCCACGCATACGAAGTGACTCACTCGGTCAAAGCAATCTCACCAGCGTTACTGAAGAAATGCACGGATTTTATGGGCCGAGTGAACATCTCGTGGGCCAAACTGATACGCATCGGCCAGGAACACGGGGCTCCAATACCCAAAAGCAAACTCCTCCCAAAGAGCACCCTGGTCCTGTGGCTGAAGAACCATAA
- a CDS encoding hypothetical protein (TransMembrane:1 (o20-48i)) has protein sequence MFCLRSWLPLLFIPTNASPAFIFLFFICTYFLNRPCVYCSILLLILFLTSCNWSDRCFFDFSSNWFLPRPVTPTQIPSDEIAEATFNSTAFEMVNTTIAAIVKSASEDLEARRAEWSGLGIEWLRNLLGKREWRIDCMDIYIRL, from the exons ATGTTTTGTCTTCGCAG TTGGCTTCCGCTGCTCTTTATCCCGACAAACGCTTCTCCCGCCttcatctttctcttcttcatctgcacATACTTCCTCAACCGACCCTGCGTCTACTGCTCGATCCTACTGCTTATCCTCTTCCTGACCTCGTGCAACTGGTCCGACCGATGTTTCTTCGACTTTAGTAGCAACTGGTTCCTGCCTCGCCCCGTAACGCCCACCCAGATACCGTCTGACGAGATTGCCGAGGCCACCTTTAACTCGACTGCTTTCGAAATGGTCAACACCACTATCGCGGCAATCGTGAAATCTGCTAGCGAGGATCTCGAGGCGAGGAGGGCCGAATGGTCCGGGCTGGGGATCGAATGGCTTAGGAATCTCTTGGGCAAGAGGGAGTGGAGGATTGATTGTATGGATATCTATATTCGGCTATAG
- a CDS encoding hypothetical protein (TransMembrane:1 (o1480-1496i)~BUSCO:1182at5125), with amino-acid sequence MDNLDMPAAPTPPANANASNTDRTANLLNLLKFSGSGGSQLQSQAAQARAHGHNPQQQQQPVQPVQQPQELQQQEHTQQRHQQMSPDPQMHQFSQFQQHAQQGRGIIQSPLPAQIHQPSPSSADPTGLLAALMRGAHEPEEQKQQQAHPQQPFGNGSPPADTRSYLLNLLNRPKPSQGDQQHSVLSEASRSANLTPQSPGNAPAETARYSGVFQQQYGQHQHSHSGQFSNLQHRQSESYAGSHAPSNASDSYYASQDNQPDAAALFQQLLGNLAQSSPQSQSHGHAAQSPSALPFQILKKDSPAASHHSHHSHHSHRPDHSVGAGSERTAFPTSPHQIRRKATRTASIQSHHSVKQGTPPASEFENHNSAAKATVAEAVEDIAEQADHDATEALERAEYERAQAEIAQGLNEMRKAKSEKEFEDSAQHAAQAIQAELDRSDNEGVLEAALSAEVAETVREIVDEAAHGVADSWESADQDEIVVIEEKEIPPVKVFNFPMKPWISITLQEEGTEPRPQFRDETIMDIARLKKEFDQIDRNLYTATENYMAYGMSKQGGLRVIRQEDGKDAKIFTDTKDRIFNVAMSVTPTDHEGAHREAIIGTGISGTVYWVQIRDGEKDHIEDTHMEQYGFALPPMSSQEGDAPGGVLKTRARTSTIHPEYFAVGRGKSINLIWPSYILQNNLFKPGHDRVVDTETLAKQCSLKINTGKAGKDFTFSQDDSVIVSLDKSGRVKFWDVRDLTAVKEGCDPRAPIPAQTSLEVKEPLMTLATTPEGEKAWPTSVLLLDKQRPYQKRCALRYMIVGMKQNHTLQLWDLALGKPVQEFNLPHSKESDAVCSVMYHSATGMIVIGHPTRNSIYFAHLSAPKYNLKSVSQAEYIQRLVAQDSSIPQPDSTAVISGVREYSFANRGILRSLDILGTPAMVQDADEPTLFELYAMHSKGVACLLVKQTELGWSKDNKVLDAVDAVAQNVVTVSKLKAPQPAETPTPASNGEPAVRIVNRGSNKENAQPTPGSQAESVQRGPEPAAPAKAKTEPKEAETPIQSAKESQSEKPERKSRKKKNAANQGDVATNGATPRAGNKDAKGANNTTAPSVSSEALDAAISGLESRLNVSVGETLKSSFKNLHGKIDDDIRVRDENFNQHQLKLLDMVSEVLNENTQKVLEALIHHQFTELVIPAIGDKAGAAVSDLLDNKLQPHLASCVQKEIQNSLPHALNRSLRSGDFVKSISERVGNTVTTNVQQEVIATLTQRLTPTFTNIATQASQRVAGELHQQYHDQFEYMKSQHAADSAKIDQLTSHITHLSGIVETMAASQAALHAEFLKFKQQPVHELSGIPQTAGHGQPVPHHGYATSSQHHPQASLTGSYHPSQAASQAQQFIGSPQYARGSQHVNSPQASQQASDYVAPTASVGALAGAYASQRNQTEPEADHDLMQRIRIVEQAIQEGRYQDAMIQWIQSGREEEIFRRCLSRFPPKKFENMPLLILLVVIATISKNLKPNARLKEEIEWIEMALNAFAESLPNFEWDQSGARDIIKSTTSAMQLLIGRIQPLIGGIQDGFPTDPFLANLERAKLDWIIRTSERVLDICGAPRRYE; translated from the exons ATGGATAATCTCGACATGCCTGCGGCTCCCACGCCGCCAGCCAACGCCAATGCGAGCAACACTGATCGCACTGCTAATCTGCTGAACCTGCTCAAGTTCAGTGGCTCAGGCGGCTCTCAGCTGCAGAGTCAAGCTGCGCAAGCTCGCGCTCATGGCCACAACccgcagcagcaacagcagccgGTCCAGCCAGTGCAGCAGCCTCAGGAATTGCAGCAGCAGGAGCATACTCAGCAGCGTCACCAGCAGATGTCGCCTGACCCTCAGATGCATCAGTTTAGTCAATTCCAGCAGCATGCCCAACAGGGTCGCGGAATAATCCAGAGCCCTTTGCCTGCTCAGATTCACCAGCCCTCACCTTCCTCCGCTGATCCTACTGGCCTCTTGGCTGCTCTTATGCGTGGCGCCCATGAGCCCGAGGAACAAAAGCAGCAGCAAGCCCACCCGCAGCAACCTTTCGGTAACGGCTCGCCTCCTGCTGACACTCGTTCCTACCTGCTGAATCTCCTCAACCGTCCCAAACCTAGTCAAGGTGACCAGCAGCATTCGGTTTTGAGCGAGGCTTCACGCTCGGCAAACCTTACGCCTCAATCCCCCGGAAACGCTCCCGCTGAAACCGCCCGCTACTCGGGCGTTTTCCAGCAGCAGTACGGCCAGCACCAGCACTCgcacagcggccaattttccAACCTCCAGCACCGCCAATCCGAATCCTACGCCGGCTCCCATGCTCCTTCCAACGCTTCCGACTCTTACTACGCCTCTCAGGATAACCAGCCTGATGCAGCAGCTCTTTTCCAGCAGCTGTTGGGAAACCTTGCTCAGTCTTCTCCTCAGAGCCAGAGTCACGGTCACGCCGCGCAGTCACCTAGCGCCCTGCCTTTCCAGATTCTCAAGAAGGACTCGCCCGCTGCTTCGCATCATTCACACCACTCGCATCACTCCCACCGCCCCGACCATTCCGTCGGCGCCGGTAGTGAGCGAACTGCTTTCCCAACGTCTCCTCACCAGATCCGTCGCAAAGCAACCCGAACTGCGTCCATTCAGTCTCACCATTCCGTGAAGCAGGGCACACCCCCCGCTTCCGAATTCGAGAACCATAATTCTGCGGCCAAGGCGACAGTTGCGGAGGCGGTTGAGGACATTGCTGAGCAGGCTGATCATGACGCTACTGAGGCACTTGAACGCGCCGAGTACGAACGGGCCCAGGCTGAAATTGCCCAGGGTCTGAACGAGATGCGCAAGGCAAAGTCCGAGAAGGAATTCGAAGACAGCGCTCAACATGCCGCTCAAGCTATTCAGGCTGAGCTCGACCGTAGCGACAACGAGGGTGTTCTCGAGGCTGCTCTTTCCGCTGAGGTTGCTGAGACCGTTCGCGAGATTGTTGACGAAGCTGCTCACGGTGTTGCTGATAGCTGGGAGAGCGCCGACCAGGATGAGATTGTCGTAAttgaagaaaaggagatTCCTCCCGTCAAGGTCTTTAACTTCCCAATGAAGCCGTGGATTTCCATCACGCTTCAGGAAGAGGGAACCGAACCGCGACCTCAGTTCCGTGACGAGACCATCATGGATATCGCTCGACTGAAGAAGGAATTCGACCAGATCGATCGCAACCTGTACACTGCCACGGAGAACTACATGGCTTACGGTATGTCCAAGCAGGGAGGTCTCCGTGTCATTCGACAGGAGGATGGTAAGGATGCCAAGATCTTTACCGATACCAAGGACCGTATTTTCAACGTCGCCATGTCTGTCACCCCTACTGATCACGAAGGCGCTCACCGCGAGGCCATTATCGGAACTGGCATCAGCGGCACAGTCTATTGGGTTCAGATTCGCGATGGCGAGAAGGATCACATCGAGGATACTCATATGGAGCAGTACGGCTTTGCTCTGCCTCCCATGAGCTCCCAGGAGGGTGACGCCCCTGGCGGTGTTCTCAAGACCCGCGCTCGCACCTCCACCATTCACCCCGAGTACTTTGCCGTTGGTCGCGGCAAATCCATCAACCTCATTTGGCCCTCTTACATTTTGCAAAACAACTTGTTCAAGCCAGGCCACGATCGTGTTGTCGACACAGAAACTCTTGCCAAACAATGCTCTTTGAAGATCAACACTGGTAAGGCCGGCAAGGACTTCACCTTTAGTCAGGACGACTCTGTCATCGTCTCTCTTGATAAGTCTGGTCGGGTTAAGTTCTGGGATGTTCGAGACCTGACCGCTGTCAAGGAGGGCTGTGATCCACGTGCTCCCATTCCTGCACAGACCTCGCTCGAGGTCAAGGAACCTTTGATGACACTTGCCACCACTCCTGAGGGTGAGAAGGCCTGGCCTACTTCGGTCCTGCTCCTCGACAAGCAGCGACCCTACCAGAAGCGATGTGCTCTCCGATACATGATTGTCGGAATGAAGCAGAACCACACTCTGCAGCTTTGGGATCTTGCCCTTGGCAAGCCCGTGCAGGAGTTCAACTTGCCTCACAGCAAGGAGTCAGACGCCGTCTGTAGTGTCATGTACCACTCCGCCACTGGCATGATTGTCATTGGCCACCCCACACGAAACTCGATCTACTTTGCGCACTTGTCGGCACCTAAGTATAACCTCAAGAGCGTTTCGCAGGCCGAGTACATCCAGCGACTTGTCGCTCAGGACTCCTCCATTCCTCAGCCGGATAGTACCGCTGTCATTAGTGGTGTGCGAGAGTACTCGTTCGCCAACCGAGGTATTCTGCGAAGTCTTGACATTCTTGGTACACCTGCCATGGTCCAAGACGCTGACGAACCTACCCTCTTTGAACTGTATGCCATGCACTCCAAGGGTGTTGCTTGCCTGCTCGTCAAGCAGACTGAGCTCGGATGGTCCAAGGACAACAAGGTCCTCGACGCAGTTGACGCTGTCGCTCAGAATGTCGTCACTGTTTCGAAGCTCAAGGCTCCCCAGCCTGCCGAGACCCCAACTCCTGCTAGCAACGGAGAACCTGCTGTCCGTATTGTCAACCGTGGGTCCAACAAGGAGAACGCACAGCCCACTCCCGGATCCCAGGCCGAGTCTGTTCAGCGTGGACCTGAGCCGGCTGCCCCAGCCAAGGCAAAGACTGAGCCGAAGGAGGCTGAAACGCCCATCCAGTCCGCCAAGGAGTCCCAGTCTGAGAAGCCAGAGCGGAAATcacgaaagaagaagaatgcGGCGAACCAGGGTGATGTTGCCACCAACGGTGCTACACCTCGTGCTGGCAATAAGGACGCCAAGGGCGCAAACAACACTACTGCGCCTTCTGTCTCTTCTGAGGCACTGGATGCTGCCATCTCTGGACTCGAGTCTCGTCTGAATGTGAGCGTTGGCGAGACACTCAAATCATCTTTCAAGAACCTCCATGGCAAGATTGATGACGATATCCGTGTCCGGGACGAGAACTTCAACCAGCACCAACTTAAACTCCTTGATATGGTTTCGGAGGTGCTGAACGAAAACACTCAGAAGGTCCTAGAGGCTCTTATCCACCACCAATTCACCGAGCTTGTCATCCCCGCCATTGGCGACAAGGCGGGTGCCGCTGTCAGCGATCTTCTCGACAACAAGCTGCAACCCCACCTTGCCTCTTGTGTGCAAAAGGAGATTCAGAATTCCCTTCCTCATGCGCTCAACAGGTCTCTGCGCTCTGGTGATTTTGTCAAGTCCATCTCGGAACGAGTTGGTAACACTGTCACCACGAACGTTCAGCAGGAAGTTATCGCAACACTGACTCAGCGACTCACCCCTACTTTCACTAACATTGCGACTCAGGCGTCGCAGCGTGTTGCCGGCGAGCTGCATCAGCAATACCATGACCAGTTTGAGTACATGAAGTCTCAGCATGCTGCCGACAGTGCCAAGATCGACCAGTTGACGTCTCACATCACCCATCTCTCTGGAATTGTTGAGACCATGGCCGCTTCTCAGGCCGCTCTCCACGCGGAATTCCTCAAGTTTAAGCAACAACCTGTCCATGAGCTCTCTGGAATCCCTCAGACTGCTGGCCACGGCCAACCTGTCCCGCATCATGGATATGCCACATCCAGCCAGCATCACCCTCAGGCAAGTCTTACTGGCAGCTACCACCCGAGTCAGGCCGCTAGCCAAGCTCAACAGTTCATTGGCAGCCCTCAGTACGCCCGAGGTTCGCAGCATGTGAACAGCCCTCAGGCGTCCCAACAGGCTTCGGACTACGTGGCTCCTACTGCGAGTGTTGGTGCCCTTGCTGGTGCATACGCCAGTCAGCGTAACCAGACTGAACCCGAAGCGGACCATGACTTGATGCAGCGCATCAGGATTGTTGAGCAGGCTATTCAGGAGGGCCGTTACCAGGATGCCATGATTCAGTGGATCCAGAGTGGCCGCGAGGAAGAGATTTTCCGCCGCTGCCTCAGCCGATTCCCTCCCAAGAAGTTTGAGAACATGCCTCTCCTGATTCTTCTTGTTGTGATTGCCACTATCTCGAAGAACCTAAAGCCAAATGCTCGTCTCAAGGAGGAAATTGAATGGATCGAAATGGCCCTTAACGCGTTTGCGGAGAGCCTTCCCAACTTT GAATGGGACCAATCCGGCGCTCGCGATATCATCAAGAGCACGACTTCGGCCATGCAGCTCCTTATTGGACGCATTCAGCCTCTCATTGGTGGCATCCAGGATGGTTTCCCTACCGATCCCTTCCTCGCCAACCTTGAGAGAGCCAAGCTTGACTGGATTATCCGAACATCAGAACGAGTGCTTGACATCTGTGGTGCCCCGAGACGCTACGAGTAA
- a CDS encoding hypothetical protein (TransMembrane:1 (o839-856i)), protein MPRRNTIRADDLDFEIHVDPSCLSDPMDDNENKAPEEPKVQIENTTNQESESPNTHIDIEDHRHSTAEAKVDSTTEATEEDKSTITEQDIEQSAVPDAELKAEPASESEQESSDSESEVESDQEAEPQVVLEKDTDEATEQPPVEAEEPASEAEIDTPAPDISLDDTEDKDDEEPTPVQNVTTAEDTTEAPIEDTSSADISTEDISLQDVTSEDLDDDELVEEDKDKSTAEVEESIEDNEEQHFSETESDISGSRRVSSGSSGSSYSDRLSTRSEAIQEVARDIASQIDNHEKRESLSRYSEVDDDSYISHTKTISARQSDANMARSVKSGVDEAGENSSHHEHEDDVFSDRSPRSSVGSVSEGDHRKAQDAMHRMTRSPRVSGISGISGFSEYDREDEDFIPTIRGNPRPIFRSPSSVKAMQMSSPPGSTVGGSPRSGRRAPLPSSSRMSSPRFSEQYSPKRTPPRFKRSTPPLVLLHVTLLPLRWPWGEVLENADPEELSKECKTIKDAWRTLQNRMADTTVERGILLPHPQNDYEVLEERLLEALELPLRRRARILECGHYLGPSNMMTIEDSDSESDEDEEEDEEEAERRRESRRQSQPTHWCKTCKSDIHYESLGQGKIFRVKVYASNGLIRGGAWEACWKEMERVDVELEPLVDAVSQHELVQLEADQERDLAMREAEEEERYVRLEEERREFESRERGRVTTRRGESHGPIEDLSMNEGESHLNHDESHAADIAKEAADAEQSRSFDDLEKDIDEHLQEERERSRAEEASGPPSPEAPPGSQKHHGDAQRSFDSQSQQHSSSEDRQKAMKNATLPQLLAESARVAMQDKKNILIGLLSILILLLAIRGGPGSRQSPDTFEFIRNAEVPTVAVTQDVKLETVNPVEDMAASVAAAIEEESSVQSDVPEESVIVEDTPASEEEDGAEEEQVKPVIDSSAPGAVGDAIPPLEAPSCSERIVRIVETVTAVETATVYASEMPSMEAQAAEVVNDENINEDQAQESMVAEAEVVADDSEASAEQESMEEAPSSEETTIVSEEDDIVEEAEEEDAHETVSPTDESLRDLQEKMSLVTAAPKGSFFDEDAPEQTAASLEEEDDEEL, encoded by the coding sequence ATGCCCCGTCGCAACACTATCAGGGCCGACGACCTCGACTTTGAGATCCACGTTGATCCATCGTGCTTAAGCGATCCTATGGACGATAACGAAAACAAGGCCCCCGAGGAGCCAAAGGTGCAGATCGAAAACACCACCAACCAAGAGTCCGAGTCCCCCAACACCCACATTGATATAGAAGACCACCGCCACTCGACGGCTGAAGCCAAGGTCGATTCTACGACTGAAGCTACCGAAGAGGATAAATCTACCATAACAGAACAAGACATCGAACAATCAGCTGTACCAGACGCTGAATTAAAGGCTGAACCAGCTTCAGAATCCGAACAGGAATCATCCGACTCGGAATCTGAAGTTGAATCTGACCAAGAAGCCGAACCTCAAGTCGTTTTAGAAAAAGACACCGACGAAGCTACTGAACAGCCACCGGTAGAAGCAGAAGAACCTGCATCTGAGGCTGAAATCGACACCCCGGCCCCAGACATTTCATTGGACGATACAGAAGATAAAGACGACGAGGAACCTACCCCTGTCCAAAACGTCACTACCGCTGAGGACACTACCGAAGCTCCAATTGAGGACACCTCTTCGGCAGATATCTCCACCGAAGACATTTCTCTACAAGACGTTACCTCTGAGGAtctcgacgacgacgagctTGTCGAGGAAGACAAGGACAAGTCTACCGCCGAGGTAGAAGAGTCTATCGAGGATAACGAAGAGCAACACTTTTCTGAGACAGAATCAGACATTTCTGGGTCCAGACGTGTGTCTTCTGGCTCATCCGGATCCAGCTACTCTGACCGTCTATCCACTCGCTCTGAAGCTATTCAGGAAGTCGCTCGTGATATCGCCTCCCAGATTGATAACCACGAGAAGCGAGAATCCTTGAGCAGATACTCCGAGGTGGACGACGATAGTTATATATCCCACACCAAAACTATCAGTGCTCGTCAATCAGACGCCAACATGGCTCGCTCGGTCAAGAGCGGTGTGGACGAGGCTGGCGAAAACAGCTCCCATCACGAGCACGAAGACGACGTTTTTAGCGACCGAAGTCCTCGAAGCTCAGTGGGTTCCGTATCCGAAGGTGATCATCGGAAAGCCCAGGATGCCATGCACCGGATGACCAGGTCCCCCCGTGTCTCGGGTATCTCTGGCATCTCTGGCTTCTCTGAGTACGACAGGGAAGATGAGGATTTTATCCCCACTATTCGAGGTAACCCTCGACCTATATTCCGGTCACCTTCCTCTGTCAAGGCCATGCAAATGTCATCGCCTCCAGGCTCAACTGTCGGCGGCTCTCCTCGCTCTGGTCGAAGGGCACCTCTCCCAAGCTCGTCCAGAATGAGTTCTCCTCGCTTCTCAGAGCAATATTCGCCTAAGAGGACACCGCCTCGCTTCAAGAGATCTACACCGCCACTTGTACTTCTCCATGTCACactccttcctcttcggtgGCCTTGGGGTGAAGTTCTTGAGAATGCAGACCCAGAGGAGCTGAGTAAGGAATGCAAGACAATCAAAGATGCATGGCGAACACTTCAGAACCGAATGGCAGATACCACCGTTGAGCGTGGTATCCTCTTGCCTCATCCTCAGAACGACTATGAGGTTCTCGAGGAACGGTTACTGGAGGCACTTGAGCTTCCCTTGAGACGTCGTGCTCGCATCCTCGAATGCGGTCATTATCTCGGCCCCTCCAACATGATGACCATTGAGGATTCGGATTCGGAgagtgacgaggatgaagaggaagatgaagaagaggctgAGAGGCGCAGGGAAAGCCGTCGCCAATCACAACCTACACATTGGTGCAAGACCTGTAAATCTGACATTCACTACGAATCTCTGGGCCAGGGCAAGATTTTTCGTGTCAAGGTATACGCCAGCAACGGTTTGATCCGTGGCGGTGCCTGGGAAGCTTGCTGGAAAGAGATGGAGCGAGTTGACGTCGAACTTGAGCCTCTTGTTGATGCAGTATCCCAGCATGAGCTTGTACAATTAGAGGCTGATCAGGAGCGAGACTTGGCCAtgagagaagctgaagaggaggagagatATGTCAGGTTGGAAGAGGAGCGCAGGGAGTTCGAATCGAGGGAGCGAGGACGCGTAACTACAAGACGAGGAGAGTCCCATGGACCTATCGAGGACCTCAGCATGAATGAGGGAGAGTCACATCTGAACCACGATGAGAGCCATGCCGCCGACATCGCCAAGGAGGCTGCTGATGCTGAGCAGAGCAGATCCTTTGATGATCTCGAGAAGGACATCGATGAGCATCTCCAAGAAGAACGCGAGAGGAGTCGGGCCGAAGAAGCATCTGGTCCGCCTTCACCCGAGGCTCCTCCTGGTTCGCAAAAGCACCATGGAGATGCGCAGCGTTCCTTTGACTCACAATCCCAGCAGCATAGTTCCTCTGAGGACCGCCAAAAGGCAATGAAGAACGCAACTCTCCCACAGCTCTTGGCTGAGTCGGCTCGTGTCGCGATGCAAGATAAGAAAAACATCTTGATCGGCTTGCTCAGCATTCTCATTTTACTCCTTGCTATCCGTGGAGGTCCTGGATCCCGACAAAGCCCCGACACCTTTGAGTTTATTAGGAATGCGGAGGTCCCTACCGTCGCAGTAACACAGGACGTGAAGTTGGAGACTGTTAACCCCGTTGAGGATATGGCTGCTTCTGTAGCTGCCGCCATTGAGGAGGAGAGCAGCGTTCAATCTGATGTTCCCGAGGAGAGTGTTATTGTTGAGGATACACCTGcttctgaggaggaggatggtGCCGAGGAGGAGCAAGTCAAGCCTGTTATCGACAGTTCTGCCCCTGGCGCCGTTGGCGATGCCATTCCTCCACTCGAGGCTCCTTCCTGTTCGGAGCGCATTGTTCGTATCGTGGAGACGGTTACTGCTGTCGAAACGGCGACTGTTTATGCTTCCGAGATGCCTTCTATGGAGGCACAGGCTGCGGAGGTTGTCAACGATGAAAACATTAATGAGGACCAGGCACAGGAGAGCATGGTAGCCGAAGCCGAGGTTGTTGCCGATGACTCTGAGGCTTCCGCTGAACAGGAGTCCATGGAAGAGGCACCTTCTTCCGAGGAGACTACTATTGTttctgaagaagatgacaTTGTCGAGGAagccgaggaagaggatgctCATGAGACTGTGTCGCCTACTGACGAGTCTTTACGTGATCTCCAAGAAAAGATGTCTCTCGTGACAGCCGCCCCAAAGGGATCATTTTTTGACGAGGATGCCCCTGAACAGACAGCGGCTTCattggaagaggaggatgacgaggagctCTGA